The DNA window GACGGATGTTCTGGTGCAGAGGTGACGCTATTGTGCCAAGAAGCCGGGTTGGCTGCTATTATGGAGAATAAAGAAGCAACCACAGTAACAAGCAAACATTTCGAGCACGCACTAAAAGGTATATCAAGAGGTATAACTCCGGAAATGTTGGAATATTATGAAATGTTTTCAAAGAAAAGTGGATTAAGTATATAGAAAGGAAGTCGTTAACAATATATTACGTACTAGAATAGAATACACAGTGACATCAAAAGAGTCTCATTGTTGTTTACAACCTTCTTGTAATTCCTTTCCGAATTCAGGTGGTAGGTCTTTGTCATTAAACCCGAATGGATTATCGCCGCCCTTACCTGCACCTCCACCAAAACCAGGAAGAAAATCGCCTGTTTCGCCGACAAGTTCGCTTGGTGGTTGGCCCAATTCTTGTAATGATTCCAATAACGAGTTCACCTGTTCTCTTTGACGTTTATTCTCTTCGCTGTATGATTCCAGTTCAAATATTCTGACGATATCATTGGTTATTTCATATTGCTGCGTATAATTCTTGTATTTAGCTTCGTCAAGCTTgtctttgttttgttgcAAATATTCGGGGAACTTTGTATTCAAATCCTTGATTGGTTCGTACAATACTTCTTTTGAACTCAATTGTTCTAACATGTCCACTAGTAATTTGCTCATATCGAAATCTCCTTCACCAGCATCACCCATCCCACTCAACAATTGCGTCAAGAGGTCTTCTGGATTGGATCCCAATGGATCGTTCTTGAGCTTGGCATCAATGTCGTCACCcagttttttcaatctttcCATTGTCTCTTTCATGACATATTCAAAATTGGCAGGTTTTTTCTCTTCTGTTTCAATTGACTCTCTGTGgtttgtttcaaattgtttcaccaaatcttcaaattgCTTCTGGGTATCTGGGTCCTCGATTTTCAAATCACTGATCAActcatttattgatttttgaaaGTCGTTACCAAGGGGATCAGTAGGATCCTTGGCCTTGTCTGAATCATGTTTAACCGATTGGTCATCCCTTTGTGATACCGAGGCTCCAGGAGGCTTACTTAAAACATCATCAGCAAAATCATCCAACAAATCGTCCAAATCGTCcaaatcatcttcattagaAGAAGACTTTTTGGTTTCAGCACTGGCAGCAGGTTTCTCTTCTTTCACTGGCTTAGCAGTTTCCAGGTTAACTTTAGGTTGTTCCAGGGTAGATTTATCTACTACTTCGTTCGTTGACATTATATAGCTAATAGGTACTTAGAAGCCAAACGTGTGTTAAGATTAGCCAATTGAAGAAGGAAAaggttgaaaaaaaaaatgtaagAAAGAGAAGTCAGAAGATTACTTTCCTCTCCCCCACCTTActcttttaatttattttggtgtttttctttgagTGTGCATTATGTTCAAACTGGCttatgaaattttttttttttttttttttttttcaacaaatccAACTAACCAACCCACACACAACTTATATATACTTGTTGTTTGCTTTTGTGTGACCCTTTCGTCATTTATTATCCTAAGCTGTGTCTGATGGATTGGTAAGTTACATCAGTTGCAACTAACAGAGATGCTAGTGTGAAATAGTGAAAGTTGTAGATCTCGGTAAAACAATAGCATTGTCTGTATATTATTACGGATAGCCTAGAGATGGATCCTCATGTCGTGGTTGATATAACACATATACTGCCCATAGTAGTTTGCTAATAATTAGTTGTTGCGATTTTATGTAGTGATTACTATGGTTAGTAATACAAATAATACTAGTCGATGGTTGAATACCGCTTACTGGTTGGCCCGCAATCCGAAAAGTAGAGTGGGGTACTCTAGTCGTGCCGCTAGTGAgaactttttctttgccCACCAAATTTGCATTTTGTTTCGGACAAGATTGGATTCCAATTTATTTGGCtaaaaacagaaaaaacCCACACACTATATTTAACAAAGGTCTGCCCGTATCCTGAACCCATATTCACTTGTTGCTAACAACCTCAAACATAAATAGATACAATGGCTTCAACAGTTCAACACGCATCTAAATTTCAACGCTTTTTGAATTCAGAGACCGGTCCTAGAACGGTGCATTTTTGGGCTCCGGTGTTTAAATGGGCATTAGTCGCTGCTGGACTTAATGATATACAACGTCCTGTCGAGAAATTGAGTGGAACCCAGCAAATAGCATTGTTTGCTACCGGTGCCATATGGACGAGATGGGCTGGGTTTGTTATAAAACCAAGAAACATGCTTTTGGCATCAGTGAACTTCTTTTTGGGTGGAGTTGCCGGTTACCAATTAATGAGAATCGTAAACTATAGAAGAAACTTGGGTGATTCCCCAATGCAAGTATTTGATTATATCTTGAACGGTGATACAGTTGCCGtaaaagaacaagaaccAGCCAAAAATTAATCACCTACATAGTTGTACAGGGGGGGtagaaaacaaatatttattaatagtcaatatatatacattcAATGATCAAGTAACATATCGTCATTCTCATCACCAGTGTCGGCGTCATCTGATGCTGTTATTTCTTGATGAATATACAGTTCAGGGTCTTCCCTATTTTCGTGATGATCAGGCAGGTGTGGCAGACTGGTGGTATCCATCGGTGACTCATGTAGACCACTCTCAACATCTGATTCTTTGCCTGTTTCAttttcctcctcctcctcttctACTTCTCCTCTTCTATTCTCCATATCATCGTAATCTCTTTCCACATCTTGGATCTCactttcttcatcatccaGCGAGTCACTCTCTTGTTCAAGCTTTTTAGATTTGGCATCGAGCTCCTGTGCTTTGATTCTTTCTACTTGAGAAACTGCTTCTGGAATGCTCTGGGTAATGAACTTATTCATAGAATCAAGATTTCTTGCCCATTCTCTATTCTCAGAGTTGAGTTTCTGCTTGATCAAAGTCAACAACTCCAATTGCAATCGTTTTTCCAATCTCAAACGGTACTCAATATTGATTAACTGATTGATCACCTTGAATTCCGGTAACGGTAAAGTTGATGATGCCTCTAAAGAAAAGAGCTGTTTCAATTGCACGTTTCTGGGTAACTGATCATTGCCAtctttgtttgattttctaGCAACTTCAATTAATGACTCGTCATTGAACTTTTCTAGAGTTTTCCGTGATATGAGAAAATTTGGCAATATAACCGAAGTTGACAACTTTTCATAAATGGCAGCAGCCTTATTTATTGCAAGATTGACCCTGGACATTTTGCCtaatatttcattatattgaacaacatcattttcaatgaGACGTGTTTTACAATCACGTTCCCAATCCTTATAATTTCTATGAGctttattaattttgaagGAATCCAATATAAATCTCTTTTGTAATAATTGGAATTCTGGTGTTGATTCCAAAGTAGGTTTGTCTCCATTAATACAAGCTTGAATGATTTGGTCATCTGCATCAAGCAATTCTTGGACTGTTATAAATGTGTCTCTAGTACTATCTAGTTCCTGCTGAAGAGCTTCAATACGAGTTTGTGCTTCGGAGGTCATTACGTGCTATAGTGGTGGGAAGTAACTATgacaatttttcttttgttttttcttcgtatcaattctttttttttttttttgttttgattattgttgatcTCTTTCTTgaaaccaccaccaaacaCAATCAATGACAACCAATGAATCCATTGATATCAATGAGTTGAGAATTCATCTCTATCACTCGGCATGTAAATTAAACAACTTGAGTTTGTACCAAGCCAGTAAATGGTGCGCAGAAGCATTAAATGGATTGAAAGACAAACAACAACCCTTGACATACCCTCCCATCACATTAGATCCCgatgatttattagacCAGGATGTACTAATATTGGCGAAATCGTACTTAGATTGCAAGGAATTTGACCGAGCAGCATATGTGTTGAGAGACTGCAAGGGAGGCGATGCCAAGTTTTTGAGATTATACGCCATGTTGATCTCTGTCGACAAACGCTCCACAGAAGAGACAGACGGGTCTTTAAACATTGGAATGATAAATGAAACCAACGAAGATACCGGGACAACAAACAAGGAATCAGTTTTAAACTCATTGAACTCACAATTATCTAAAATCATCTTGGAATCTGAAAACTACTTGAAACATAAGCAAAATGCCTTTTTGCTTTATTTGAATGGAATGATAtataacaaaaagaaaaagtatCAATTAGCTCGCCAAAGTCTACATGATTCGTTGCAAATGTTCCCTTATAATTGGTCATGCTGGCAGGAACTCATTGCCTCGTTTTCATCGTTCGAAGAAGCTCACaactatataaataaatgcAAAAATACCAATAACCCATTATCCAATAATATCATGTTTCAGTTTTTCGAAGTGGTGATATTACAAGAGTTTTATCATCAACTGAACACGttgtttgaaaatttgaacaaCTTGGCAGCTCTTTTCCCCGGGTTTgtgtttttgaaaatacaACAATTTCTTATATCATATCATAACTTGGATTACTTCCAAGCAGAAGCAACATTTGATCAGATATTGGTAGAGGACCCACTAAGGTTGGATGATCTAGAcactttttcaaatatgtTGTATGTGATGGAAAAACGCTCGAAACTTTCATATCTTGCTCAGTACGCGTCACAAATTGACAAGTTTCGACCAGAAACGTGTTGCATATTAGCAAACTATTATTCCATGAAATGTGAACATGAAAAGGCCATAATGTATTACAAACGAGCATTGACTCTAAACAAAAACTGTCTAAGTGCCTGGACATTGATGGGCCACGAGTTTGTTGAATTGAAGAATAGCCATGCTGCGATTGAGTCGTATCGACGTGCAGTGGACATCAACCCTAAAGATTTCCGTGCGTGGTATGGTTTAGGACAAGCATATGAAGTATTGGATATGCATCTTTATGCATTGTACTATTATCAGCGAGCCACTAATTTGCAACCATTGGACAAACGTATGTGGCAGGCCATAGGCAATTGTTATGAAAAAATCGATCAACTAGAAGAAGCTTTCAAATCATTTGCTAAAGCGCTTTCTATAGGGAAAGTAATACACGGAGATCTGGCTTTTGATAACAAGGATTTTGAAGAGTGCGATTTTTCCGTGGAACCGCATATCTGCTATCGATTGGCGACTATTCTGGAAAAACTAGGCAACCACAAGGATACCTACAAGTACATGAGACTATGTTTTGCCCAAGAGTTTGAGTGGGGTGTTGGCGACGAGACCTCAAAGGCACGGCTTTGGCTTGCTAGAGATGCATTGAACAACTGGAAGTTTGAGGAAGCATACGAATTAGCGAAGGATTTAAACTACAGTAATGCCCACGACATTGAGGAAGCACGGGCCATCGCTCGAGATGCTCGAAACAGGATGAAAAACCAAATGCATTGAGATAAGTTCTCTCTTGCTTTGGTACctattcaattaaataaagGCTATAttgtatattattaaaattaaaattaaaaataaaataattgtgTACACTCTTTTAAAGaatacccaaaaaaaaaaaaaaaaaataaagaagatACATCTTGATTacttaataattaataagTTCATCTCTTAAGAGCAACAAATCTTCCTCTGATTTGAGATTGGTAAATACACTTTCAATTGCTTTTGGTAATACCTCGACAACACGATTGAGTTCTTCTGCGTTGACACCAAggtttatcattatcaacaaatgtGGTGGCAACACTGGCAAGTTTTCATGTTCCAAAATTAACTTACTTCTGGTTATTAAAATACCTTCATGTTCCAAAACAtaatcaatgattttttgtaaaataaaactttccaaattcaaatattcgTCAAACtcattcaataatttcgCAGGCTTCCCCGTGGTGATAAATGTGGAGTTACCATACATCAATGgcaaattcaattgttctCTTACCTCTTCTCTCAATCCCAAATGTATCATAGGCGACTGAGGAGATGACACAATGTGCATTGGCAAACTTTCAAGAGCAGCTTCCAATTTATCATACACGTCAACAGTCTTTTTATGCAACTGAACCATTAATTTCGATTTTCCAGTAGTTGGGTCCAAATTTTCTGGTGCCAGGATTTCTCTAATTGCTTGGGACGTCACCTTGGCTGAATATGGTGGTAGCGATGCACTAAAGACATATGCGTTGGATGAGATTCTTTGATGGTGTACCATTGGATTAACACCAACACAGAATCCACCAGATGACGCAAACGAATTAGCCATGGAGCCAATAGTGATGGAAATTTCATCTCTTGAAACCCCGTAGTGTTCTGCTAACCCCTTACCGGTGCCACCTAAAACACCAATGGACAATGATTCGTCCAAAAAGAGTCTATActtgtatttgtttttcaattccaCTATTCTGGGCAAGTTGGCAATATCACCGGAATTGGCAAACAACCCTTCTGtgataataaatcttcttcttattgGTTTCTGTTTATCTAAAACTGGTTTCAATTGTGTCAAAATCTGTTCCAAATGGTCAACATCATTGTGGTCATACCATTCAATATCGGCTCTGCTAACAATTAACGCCTTTTGCAATGCAATATTAACACCACTGTCAACCACACACAAATCACCTCTCTTCAAAAACGCAGGTATAACAGAACCAGCAGTAACAAAATCTTGTCCATAAATGATAGCCTGCTCCGAGTCCAAGTAACGTGCCAAATCTTCTTCCAATCTAACGTGAACATCCTGGGTCCCATAAAAATTTGGTGGACCACATGCACCCACACCAGCGGATCTAATTTCCACTCTGGCCGATTCTTTGATTCTATCGTTTTCGTTGAGATTAAGGAAATCTTGTGAAGCAAGGTTTACTGCCGTCTTGTTATTCAAGTTCACATGAGCACCATTCTGACCTATAATTTCTGGCACTGCTTTCAATTCCCAGTTTTCCAATTCGGTAACCTCGTTGACCAAAGGAGCTGGTTCCCATTCATCACACAactcatcaatttctttacgAGAAAATCTTACCAATTCCGACttgttttcctttttcttggAACTCAAAAAATATGATAGGGCAAAAAGAACTAAACAAAACTCAAGCAAAGATCTTATAGGATCATTCTGGTACGATGATTTGATGTATCTCAAAATGATACCACCCCCTGGTATGTATTCTAAATTGTTCAAAGCGGTGACAAAGTCTTCCTGAAAAGTAGATGACAATAACTCCCATGCAGCTGACAACGGCAAGGCACTGTAGTGCTGCTGAGCTATGGCTGTTGCagtagttgtagttgttgttgtcgtaGTAGTAACAATTATTGAAGATGCCATTATAAAACTGTGGGtttgaaatataatttaCTCTCCGAAATGTATCTATTTATCtatcaaaaaataacaattaataataaaaaacaaaatgaatgaaaacGTTATTCAGAAGGTGATGATATGGTAGATTTTTAAATGTACATATGTAGAACTGGACGTGTGAGAGGTTGATTTCAAgaatgataaattttttattatttttttttttttttttttttcgtgtTTTATTGGGAAACTAAAGAAATTGGAACCAAgtacacacacacacacacacaaatgaatgaatttgTCCAATAGAGACATTTTTCTGTAACGACATTTTTATGCCAACCCCTATTTCCACTAGATGTAACTTATTGATACAACCTTTATATATTTCAAATcctaactaactaacttATACGCACAGATCCTGCCCTTATGGAATAAAGATTTTTGAGACACCTTCCACTTCTCTTCTGCAGCACACACATCCTTCAATTCCTTTGCTAACCAAACTCAATCTACAACTCTCACAAATTGCAAAACATTTACATGGCCAGGTAATGATTTCTCGAACATTTGTCTGACAGATGACACAATCCAAGGATCTTGTACTATCATCACCAAGACGACTTTCCTCCGCCTTTTCGAGTCTCTTGGAAATTAATATATCCAACAATCTAGCAGCTTCACTATCCTCTTCAGTTctctttaataatttatccGTCGAATGCAACAGCAGCAGTGACAGGAATGTTAACGATTGGTATTTGGATCTAGTCAATCTTCCGTTATCCTCTCCGTATTGCATGTGTTTCTGTAATATATCCAAGTATGTCGAGTTGCCTGACACAAGCACATCTTGTAATTCTTTACCGTCAAATAACTCATGTATTGGTAATATAGCTTGTTGTATACCTGCGGGATTTCTAGAAGCCACTGTTCCTGGAGTGAATATAACTTCGTCCACATCAGAATCGTACTCCAAATCggtttcttcttctacaaCCTCATTGTAATCACCAGAATTATCAACTTCTGAAATGTCGTTGGATGAAAGCAATATTCTACCATACGACTGAGAAACCTCATCTTGTGTGAAAGAATCAATATTGACCAAGTCTTTTTTCTTATGATTAACTCTTCTTGTCACGTATTTCCGTAAAAACGGTGGGGTCTTTAGCTTTCTCTTTTCAAATTCGTCTTCCGTCTCTTCTTCCCAATATGGCCGTTTCTGGATCTTCTTACCCAAAACAACTCTTCTAAACAAGTTTGGTATGTATTCCAAAATAAAGCTATCAACCACCAAACCATACAATAATTGCCAAGTGTACACGATCATTTCCTTCAAATACAAAGACCTTTTCTTCAACACGCTGGTCCTTCCTCCGACGGTGCTGCTCTCATAATCGCCCAAATAGTTCCCGGAAATTAGCCTTTGTGTAGGTTTAGCTATAACATTTCCATAACCAACTAGGTGGTTTTCCTTCAAGTACTGGACAACACCCCGTGGCGTCCCATTTCGAGAGGAGTGGCTTGCCCACTTTAATCTCTCCCAAATGCTCCTATCCACCCAAGTTTCATCCTCGACGTTAACTAGACTCAATTCGGTAATATAGCTTGATCTCCCTGCCAGTGTGATTGCCAAGATCCCCACGTTCAACAATGCCGTGTAGAAGTCATCATTGAGATTTATATTCAAGTTCTTTATTAACAGATTTGTGTCGTCTTCATCCAAATCATTTCTAGAATCACGCATAAACAAGCTAGCATAATTAAGACCTTGCAACCGGAATCCATTGACAACCACGGCCAACAAAAAGATTGCTAAGCTGATCAATATGATAAACAATATAAGCACTTGTGGCGTGAAagtcaaaatcaatataagCGGGAACTGCAAAAAACTCCAGCCATTGACAAATGAGCTGATAAAATAACCCAAAAACGTCATACCAAAAACCGTCAGTGGGATTAACCTATACTTGTTGTCGTTGATAATAGCACCAATGTGGATGttcaaatgattcaaaatCAGAAATAAAGTGGTGAGTAGAACCTGTTCCGTTGGTCGCTTGTAATACTTGGAGCtcccaaagaaaaatgcCCCGTTACTGCTAAACTCTTGAAACGCTAAGGAATGTTCAAAGATTGTGATCCCACTCTCTGTGTAAGGCTTCTTACCTTCAATTGACGCAATAAACGTTTCGATAAATGACAGCAAACAAAATGTTAGAAAGATGGGCCAGTACATGTCACTTGTGGGGCCCACCATAACCTGTGCCCCGGGGGTTTTCATGTACTTGGTGTCGTTGAAAAACTCAGCATCATACTGGAACAACAGATCGGGAATGTATCGGTATATCCAATTTAGGCTAGAATTCTGTGTTAACCCCAAGTGGTAATGCAAATTCAATACAATCAAAATGTTGTAAATTTGatacaagaacaacaatataACTCCCACTCTAAAACTTATCATACTCAAATTCTTAAAAACAGTACTGCTCGCAAACTTTGTTTGGTTAAATTGGCCCCTCCTcacttgttgttgctgtaaGTTATTCGTTGAGGCCATCACCAATGTTCTATTTAACACTAGTGCCATCACAAGACATGCTAGCCCATAGATTGAGCAACAGTATTTGCTTATTGCTCCTAATCGATTCCAGGGGGTGGTATTCATAGAAGAGGATTGTTCGCTTTGTTCCCATATCACATCTACCAATGACGAAATCAACTTGGCCAAAGGGAAATACTCATAGTCTTCATCGTTCCCGGTGTTAAAACTACCACCTGTTTCTATAGTGCTGTTGTTCATTGCAAGGTGTGGGTGTGGTGTGATAAGAGAATAACTACTCTCCCACAGATATTTTCTGTCTTTAATTGCCATGCTCGGTTTAGTTAAAATGTCGCACCACCTTGGTTTGTCTGTGTGCGACATTGAACAAAATATCAAAGCATGTttagaagaaagaaaaaagaacatCTCCAAACCTCTCCCATCGCAACAGTGTTTAGTTTATTTACAACAATTTACAGACAATGGGTCGTAAATTACCTCCACCACCTCCTCCTCCAGGAATACTGAATAAGAACAAACGAAGAAAAGAGAATGATGGAAAACCAATTACAGAAAATAGTAATGGCACTGgcaaacaacaacatcctccacctccaccaccaccacctcctCCTCCATCTCAATCTCAATCtttgaacaacaaatttcgaccaccaccaccacctcctcctcctcctccgCCATCTACAAATAGTAAAAACCAATCAGGGCTCCTACCACCGCCTGAAGATGGGCAAGAACCAAGAAAGAGAACATGGTCTCATGTGGTGAAATCTCGACGTCAGAAGAAGTCAGATACAAAAAGATCTGCTTCCCAAGTCATACCACAAAAGCCAGAGATGCCTCCACAGCATTTGCGGAAGATCATGATTGATCACGGCGACTTAACCCTGAATAAGGTTGCGTCCGATAAACGCTCACACTTGGGATCTCTAAAATACTTACCGCATGCATTGTTGAAATTACTCGAAAACATGCCGCAACCATGGGAACTGCAAAAGGAAGTGAAAGTTCTTTACCACACAACAGGAGCCATTACCTTTGTCAACGAAATTCCCCGGGTTATTGAACCAGTTTACATTGCCCAATGGGCGACTGCTTGGAACATGATGAGACGAGAGAAAAAAGATAGGAAACATTTCAAGAGGATGAGGTTCCCGCCATTCGACGATGAGGAGCCGCCATTGGATTGGCTAGAGAACTTGGATGACACGGAGCTTGTGGATGCCATCAGACTGAAGGAAATAGAGGATGACGACGAATTGAAGGATTGGTTTTATGATACAAAGCCCTTGGTGGAAGACCTGGATATCGTAAACGGTGATTCTTACCGTAGATGGAATTTAGACTTTGGTACAATGAACAAATTGTATCAGTTGTCTCGACCTATATTACACGAGGGACAAACTCAGAAGTTTGATAAAAACTCCTTATTTACAGCAAAAAGCTTGAATGTTGCTATTCCAGGGGGACCAAAGTTTGAACCTCTTTTTAAGgacaaaataaataatccCGAGCTCGAGGATTTTACGGAATTCAATTCCATTGATAGAATCATATTCAGACAGCCAATTAGAACTGAATATAAAGTGGAGTTACCATTTTTATACAATTCCTTTGTCAAGAAAGTATCGGTTGGCCCTCTTGGAGCATCATTGGATTGCCGATCACAGCAGCCACAAAGCAAAGGGCTTCCTGCATTTACGTTCAATCCGAAATTTAATCTCATTGTGCCTAAAACACAACCCAGGAAGAGTGATGACAATGGCGACGACGACGATTTTGCTTTAGATGTTGAACCGTTTTTAGCTTGGACCGCTACTGGAGAAACAAATGACGTTGAAGAGTTTAAAGAGGTTCCTGTTGAGCCAAAAGGTACAGCAGATGCATtggatttgttttttgCTCCGTACCCATTTAATCGCCGTAGAGGCAAAACCATTCGTGCCCAGGACGCTGCACTAACCAAAGATTGGTATTTGCACCAGGCGCCAAAGAGCAGCAACACCAAAGTGCGTGTTTCTTATCAAAAGCTATTGAAAAACTATGTTTTAAACGAGGTTCACAAACGACCAAACGCAAAACGGAGATCAcagaaaaataaacatcaaaaattattaagaaGTTTGAAGATGACAAAATACtttcaacaaacaacaatcgATTGGGTGGAAGCAGGTATCCAAGTTTGCCGGCAAGGGTTCAATatgttgaatttgttgatacACAAGAGGGGTCTTACGTACCTTCATTTGGATTACAACTTTAATTTGAAACCAACAAAGACGTTAAGCACCAAAGAACGTAAAAAGTCTCGTTTTGGGAACGCATTTCATCTTATTAGAGAGCTTTTGCGAGCTGTCAAAATGATTGTTGACTCCCACATCCAGTATCGTTTAGGTAATGTTGATGCCTACCAACTAGCAGATGGGCTTTACTATCTTTTTAATCACTTGGGTCAATTGACTGGTATCTATAGATACAAGTACAAGGTCATGCACCAAATTCGTCAATGTAAAGATTTGAAACACATTATTTATCAAAGATTCAACAAAGTAATAGGTAAAGGTCCTGGATGTGGATTTTGGCAACCGGCATGGAGGGTGTggcttttctttttgagAGGTATCATTCCGTTATTAGAGAGATGGTTGGGGAACCTTATTGCAAGACAATTTGAGGGTAGAAGACAAAATGATGTGGCGAAAACAATAACCAAGCAAAGAGTTGATGCCTACTACGATATTGAGTTGCGAGCACAGGTCATGCATGATATCCTAGATATGATTCCTGAAGGATTGAAGCAAAGCAAGTCTAAAACTGTTCTTCAACATTTGAGTGAAGCATGGCGGTGCTGGAAAGCA is part of the Candida dubliniensis CD36 chromosome R, complete sequence genome and encodes:
- a CDS encoding peroxisomal (biogenesis) protein, putative (Similar to P.pastoris PEX19) gives rise to the protein MSTNEVVDKSTSEQPKVNSETAKPVKEEKPAASAETKKSSSNEDDLDDLDDLLDDFADDVLSKPPGASVSQRDDQSVKHDSDKAKDPTDPLGNDFQKSINELISDLKIEDPDTQKQFEDLVKQFETNHRESIETEEKKPANFEYVMKETMERLKKSGDDIDAKLKNDPLGSNPEDLLTQLLSGMGDAGEGDFDMSKLLVDMLEQLSSKEVLYEPIKDLNTKFPEYLQQNKDKLDEAKYKNYTQQYEITNDIVRIFESESYSEENKRQREQVNSLLESLQELGQPPSELVGETGDFLPGFGGGAGKGGDNPFGFNDKDLPPEFGKELQEGCKQQ
- a CDS encoding 20S cyclosome/Anaphase Protein Complex complex subunit, putative (Similar to S. pombe CUT23), with protein sequence MTTNESIDINELRIHLYHSACKLNNLSLYQASKWCAEALNGLKDKQQPLTYPPITLDPDDLLDQDVLILAKSYLDCKEFDRAAYVLRDCKGGDAKFLRLYAMLISVDKRSTEETDGSLNIGMINETNEDTGTTNKESVLNSLNSQLSKIILESENYLKHKQNAFLLYLNGMIYNKKKKYQLARQSLHDSLQMFPYNWSCWQELIASFSSFEEAHNYINKCKNTNNPLSNNIMFQFFEVVILQEFYHQSNTLFENLNNLAALFPGFVFLKIQQFLISYHNLDYFQAEATFDQILVEDPLRLDDLDTFSNMLYVMEKRSKLSYLAQYASQIDKFRPETCCILANYYSMKCEHEKAIMYYKRALTLNKNCLSAWTLMGHEFVELKNSHAAIESYRRAVDINPKDFRAWYGLGQAYEVLDMHLYALYYYQRATNLQPLDKRMWQAIGNCYEKIDQLEEAFKSFAKALSIGKVIHGDSAFDNKDFEECDFSVEPHICYRLATISEKLGNHKDTYKYMRLCFAQEFEWGVGDETSKARLWLARDALNNWKFEEAYELAKDLNYSNAHDIEEARAIARDARNRMKNQMH
- a CDS encoding long chain base biosynthesis protein, putative (Similar to S. cerevisiae LCB1) yields the protein MASSIIVTTTTTTTTTTATAIAQQHYSALPLSAAWELLSSTFQEDFVTALNNLEYIPGGGIILRYIKSSYQNDPIRSLLEFCLVLFALSYFLSSKKKENKSELVRFSRKEIDELCDEWEPAPLVNEVTELENWELKAVPEIIGQNGAHVNLNNKTAVNLASQDFLNLNENDRIKESARVEIRSAGVGACGPPNFYGTQDVHVRLEEDLARYLDSEQAIIYGQDFVTAGSVIPAFLKRGDLCVVDSGVNIALQKALIVSRADIEWYDHNDVDHLEQILTQLKPVLDKQKPIRRRFIITEGLFANSGDIANLPRIVELKNKYKYRLFLDESLSIGVLGGTGKGLAEHYGVSRDEISITIGSMANSFASSGGFCVGVNPMVHHQRISSNAYVFSASLPPYSAKVTSQAIREISAPENLDPTTGKSKLMVQLHKKTVDVYDKLEAALESLPMHIVSSPQSPMIHLGLREEVREQLNLPLMYGNSTFITTGKPAKLLNEFDEYLNLESFILQKIIDYVLEHEGILITRSKLILEHENLPVLPPHLLIMINLGVNAEELNRVVEVLPKAIESVFTNLKSEEDLLLLRDELINY
- a CDS encoding integral membrane E3 ubiquitin ligase, putative (In S. cerevisiae, a role in negative regulation of amino acid uptake;~Similar to S. cerevisiae ASI3) → MASTNNLQQQQVRRGQFNQTKFASSTVFKNLSMISFRVGVILLFLYQIYNILIVLNLHYHLGLTQNSSLNWIYRYIPDSLFQYDAEFFNDTKYMKTPGAQVMVGPTSDMYWPIFLTFCLSSFIETFIASIEGKKPYTESGITIFEHSLAFQEFSSNGAFFFGSSKYYKRPTEQVLLTTLFSILNHLNIHIGAIINDNKYRLIPSTVFGMTFLGYFISSFVNGWSFLQFPLILILTFTPQVLILFIILISLAIFLLAVVVNGFRLQGLNYASLFMRDSRNDLDEDDTNSLIKNLNINLNDDFYTALLNVGILAITSAGRSSYITELSLVNVEDETWVDRSIWERLKWASHSSRNGTPRGVVQYLKENHLVGYGNVIAKPTQRLISGNYLGDYESSTVGGRTSVLKKRSLYLKEMIVYTWQLLYGLVVDSFILEYIPNLFRRVVLGKKIQKRPYWEEETEDEFEKRKLKTPPFLRKYVTRRVNHKKKDLVNIDSFTQDEVSQSYGRILLSSNDISEVDNSGDYNEVVEEETDLEYDSDVDEVIFTPGTVASRNPAGIQQAILPIHELFDGKELQDVLVSGNSTYLDILQKHMQYGEDNGRLTRSKYQSLTFSSSSSLHSTDKLLKRTEEDSEAARLLDILISKRLEKAEESRLGDDSTRSLDCVICQTNVREIITWPCKCFAICESCRLSLVSKGIEGCVCCRREVEGVSKIFIP